From Veillonella dispar, one genomic window encodes:
- the mnmG gene encoding tRNA uridine-5-carboxymethylaminomethyl(34) synthesis enzyme MnmG, protein MYTVDNYDVIVIGGGHAGCEAALAAARMGHRTLMATISLDNIALMPCNPAVGGPGKSHLVYELDALGGQMGINADATAIQMRMLNMGKGPAVHSLRCQSDKIKYQHLMKQTIENTENLNVKQIMVTELKVEDGKVTGIVTELGEFYGAKAVVLCTGTYLKGKILIGDIDYVGGPNGQRVAEHFSQSLLDNGIELMRFKTGTPARVDKRTLNLENMEVQEGDTHHHSFSFMDEWINRNEDVCWLTYTNKETHEIITSNIHRAPMYSGKIEGVGPRYCPSIEDKVVRFADKERHQLFVEPEGTGTNEMYVQGMSTSLPMDVQYAFLRTIPGLENVEIMRPAYAIEYDCLNPTQLTPALQVKHIEGLYSAGQANGTSGYEEAAAQGLMAGINAALWLEGKEPFILARSEAYIGVLIDDLVTKGTNEPYRMMTSRSEYRLLLRQDNADMRLTEKGRAIGLVKDDRWAKFTAKKAAIEEAMDMLRNTPVNPSKETQALLESLGTAPIRTGIHAYDLVKRNELSYAIVADAFGLKRYTPDVEEAVDISITYEGYIKKQMDQVDKVRKLEEKILPKEWDYTQIKGISLEAQQKLNKIRPHSIGQASRISGVSPADVSVLLIQLEQYNRSK, encoded by the coding sequence ATGTACACAGTAGATAATTATGATGTCATCGTCATCGGTGGTGGTCATGCTGGTTGTGAGGCGGCTCTCGCCGCTGCCCGCATGGGTCATCGCACATTGATGGCGACCATCAGTTTAGATAATATTGCGCTTATGCCATGTAATCCTGCCGTTGGTGGTCCTGGTAAAAGCCATCTTGTTTATGAGCTTGATGCTTTAGGCGGTCAAATGGGTATCAATGCGGATGCTACGGCTATTCAAATGCGTATGCTCAATATGGGTAAAGGCCCTGCCGTTCATTCCTTGCGTTGCCAATCGGATAAAATCAAATACCAACATTTGATGAAACAAACCATTGAAAATACGGAGAACCTTAATGTTAAGCAAATCATGGTGACGGAGCTTAAGGTTGAGGATGGCAAGGTAACAGGTATCGTTACAGAGCTTGGCGAATTCTATGGTGCTAAAGCTGTCGTTCTTTGTACAGGTACCTATTTGAAAGGTAAAATCCTCATCGGCGACATCGACTACGTAGGTGGCCCAAATGGTCAACGCGTAGCGGAACACTTTTCTCAATCCTTGCTCGATAATGGCATTGAGTTGATGCGCTTTAAGACTGGTACGCCAGCTCGTGTAGATAAACGAACTCTTAACCTTGAAAACATGGAGGTTCAAGAAGGCGATACACATCACCACTCCTTCTCCTTCATGGATGAATGGATCAACCGTAATGAAGATGTATGTTGGTTGACCTATACTAACAAAGAAACGCACGAAATTATTACGAGCAATATTCACCGCGCTCCAATGTATAGCGGTAAAATCGAAGGTGTAGGCCCTCGTTACTGCCCTTCTATCGAAGATAAAGTAGTGCGCTTTGCCGATAAAGAACGCCATCAATTATTCGTAGAACCAGAAGGTACAGGCACAAATGAAATGTACGTACAAGGTATGAGTACATCCCTTCCTATGGACGTACAATACGCGTTTCTTCGTACTATTCCAGGCCTTGAAAATGTAGAAATCATGCGCCCAGCGTATGCGATTGAATACGATTGCTTGAACCCAACACAATTGACACCAGCCCTTCAAGTGAAACATATTGAAGGCCTCTACTCTGCTGGTCAAGCCAATGGTACATCTGGCTATGAAGAAGCGGCTGCTCAAGGCCTCATGGCTGGTATTAATGCGGCATTGTGGCTTGAAGGTAAAGAACCGTTTATCCTTGCTCGCTCTGAAGCATACATCGGTGTTCTTATCGATGATCTCGTAACAAAAGGTACAAACGAACCGTACCGCATGATGACGAGCCGCAGTGAATATCGTTTGTTGCTTCGTCAAGACAACGCGGACATGCGTCTTACTGAAAAAGGCCGTGCTATCGGTCTTGTAAAAGACGATCGTTGGGCTAAATTCACAGCTAAGAAAGCTGCTATCGAAGAAGCGATGGATATGTTACGAAATACACCTGTAAATCCATCCAAAGAAACACAAGCTTTGCTTGAAAGTTTAGGTACAGCACCTATTAGAACAGGTATTCACGCTTATGATTTAGTAAAACGTAATGAACTCTCCTACGCTATCGTAGCCGATGCATTTGGTTTAAAACGCTATACTCCTGATGTTGAAGAAGCTGTTGATATCTCCATTACTTACGAAGGTTATATCAAAAAGCAAATGGACCAAGTTGATAAGGTTCGCAAACTAGAAGAAAAAATTCTTCCAAAAGAATGGGACTATACACAAATTAAGGGCATTTCTCTTGAAGCTCAACAAAAGCTCAATAAAATCCGCCCTCACTCCATCGGCCAAGCAAGCCGTATCTCTGGCGTATCCCCAGCGGACGTATCTGTTCTATTGATCCAATTAGAACAATACAATCGAAGCAAATAA
- the vapC gene encoding type II toxin-antitoxin system tRNA(fMet)-specific endonuclease VapC, translated as MKYMLDTNICIYAIKQEPEVVLQKILKHHPSDICISSITYAELMHGVEKSQSKDKNRLALTLLLSPIQIIDFDSHAAEEYGKIKADLQSQGKIIGPMDLLIASHAKSKGLTIVTNNTKEFKRVNQLEVEDWSKPLS; from the coding sequence ATGAAGTATATGTTAGATACTAATATATGTATTTATGCTATCAAACAAGAGCCAGAAGTTGTACTACAGAAAATATTGAAACATCATCCTTCAGATATATGTATTTCATCAATTACATATGCTGAACTAATGCATGGTGTAGAAAAAAGCCAATCAAAAGATAAAAATAGATTAGCTTTAACACTTTTATTATCACCTATACAGATTATTGATTTCGATAGTCACGCTGCTGAAGAGTATGGAAAAATAAAAGCTGATTTACAATCACAAGGAAAAATTATTGGTCCTATGGATTTACTCATTGCTAGTCATGCAAAATCAAAGGGTCTTACTATCGTTACTAACAATACAAAAGAGTTTAAAAGAGTTAATCAATTAGAAGTGGAAGATTGGTCTAAACCATTAAGCTAA
- the vapB gene encoding type II toxin-antitoxin system antitoxin VapB: MTTAKLFENGRSQAVRLPKEFRFNGDEVIINKIGNVVLLMPKDDEWAGFVAGLSLFTDDFMCNGREDIDHQEREAL, encoded by the coding sequence ATGACCACAGCAAAGCTATTTGAAAATGGCCGTAGCCAGGCTGTACGATTACCAAAGGAATTTCGATTTAATGGTGATGAAGTAATCATCAACAAAATAGGGAATGTAGTCTTACTTATGCCAAAAGATGATGAATGGGCGGGATTTGTAGCTGGTTTATCATTATTTACAGATGATTTTATGTGTAACGGACGGGAAGATATTGATCATCAGGAGCGTGAAGCCTTATGA
- a CDS encoding YidC/Oxa1 family membrane protein insertase translates to MEFLSSIFHPIVELMTTLVTYAFQLTQMVGYPSYGVAIILLTIVIKAILAPLTVKQIKSMKAMQELQPRMKELQDKYKNDPAKLQAEMGALYKEMGVNPLAGCLPLLVQMPFLIAIFYALQGYPYDQNYVQFLWLPSLGEPDPMYILPVLSAASTWIMSKQTSSGASGAAAQQQKIMTIFMPLFIGYISLNFPSGLVIYWIVSNVFQFVQQHFIYKGLEAKK, encoded by the coding sequence ATGGAATTCTTAAGTAGTATATTCCACCCTATCGTTGAATTGATGACTACATTGGTAACCTATGCGTTCCAATTAACTCAAATGGTAGGCTATCCAAGCTACGGTGTGGCTATTATCCTTTTAACAATCGTTATCAAAGCGATTTTGGCACCACTTACTGTAAAACAAATCAAATCCATGAAGGCTATGCAAGAGTTACAGCCTCGCATGAAAGAATTGCAAGACAAATACAAAAACGATCCTGCAAAACTTCAAGCTGAAATGGGTGCATTGTACAAAGAAATGGGCGTTAACCCATTAGCAGGCTGCTTGCCTCTATTGGTGCAAATGCCATTCTTGATCGCTATCTTCTATGCTTTACAAGGCTATCCATACGATCAAAACTATGTACAATTCTTATGGCTTCCTAGTCTTGGCGAACCAGATCCAATGTACATCTTGCCAGTATTGAGTGCGGCATCCACATGGATTATGTCCAAGCAAACTAGTAGCGGTGCATCTGGTGCTGCTGCGCAACAACAAAAGATTATGACAATCTTTATGCCTTTATTCATTGGTTACATTTCCCTTAACTTCCCATCTGGCTTAGTTATTTACTGGATCGTATCCAATGTATTCCAATTTGTGCAACAACATTTCATTTACAAAGGCTTAGAAGCTAAGAAATAG
- the yidD gene encoding membrane protein insertion efficiency factor YidD has translation MKRCITALLRLLIRFYQLAISPLKPGCCRYYPTCSTYTLQAIEKYGPLKGSWMGLKRILRCHPFHKGGYDPVP, from the coding sequence ATGAAACGCTGTATAACCGCGCTTTTACGACTTTTAATTAGGTTCTATCAGCTTGCCATATCTCCCTTAAAACCTGGATGTTGCCGTTATTATCCGACATGTTCCACATATACTCTGCAGGCCATCGAAAAATATGGTCCTTTGAAAGGTAGCTGGATGGGTTTAAAACGCATTCTTCGCTGCCATCCTTTTCACAAGGGTGGCTACGATCCAGTTCCCTAA
- the mnmE gene encoding tRNA uridine-5-carboxymethylaminomethyl(34) synthesis GTPase MnmE, producing MYIDDTIAAIATPPGIGGVGIIRVSGKDSFPIVNSLFKSAGTVPLMDRQNRTIQYGTIVDPGTNKTIDEVLVLLMKGPHSYTAEDVVEIQCHGGIVPVRQILKLLVNHDVRMAEAGEFTKRAFMNGRIDLTQAEAIIDIIEAKTEDSLSLAVSQLDGTVSSFVKDVREQLIAMIAHLEVTIDYPEEDIEDVTSQEVREQLEPILKAMDDLLSTANTGRLIRDGITTVIVGRPNAGKSSLMNALLRENRAIVTDIPGTTRDSIEEYMTVEGISLRLIDTAGIRDTQDTVEALGVERARDYINKADIVLCVIDGSTPLTPEEIEILTSVSGLNTIVLLNKSDMAQVVTDEHIKEHGNFTAIERISAKEGEGSAVLSKWVQELVYGGRVKQDNSAMISNVRHISLMEQAKAQVEQALSSIDMGMPVDFVATDLRSAWELLGDITGDTIRESMIDELFSRFCLGK from the coding sequence ATGTATATAGATGATACAATAGCGGCCATTGCGACGCCGCCCGGTATCGGCGGGGTTGGTATTATTCGGGTCAGCGGCAAGGATAGTTTTCCTATTGTAAATAGCCTGTTCAAGAGCGCTGGCACCGTTCCTTTGATGGACCGCCAAAATAGAACGATACAATATGGGACCATTGTGGATCCCGGAACGAACAAGACCATCGACGAGGTTCTTGTATTATTAATGAAAGGCCCTCATTCCTACACGGCAGAGGATGTAGTAGAAATTCAGTGTCACGGCGGTATTGTGCCGGTTCGACAAATTCTGAAATTGCTCGTAAATCACGATGTGCGCATGGCCGAAGCCGGCGAATTTACGAAGCGCGCCTTTATGAACGGACGCATCGACCTCACCCAAGCAGAGGCGATTATTGATATTATTGAAGCAAAAACGGAGGACTCCCTCTCCCTCGCTGTATCGCAGCTAGATGGGACCGTTTCATCCTTTGTAAAAGATGTGCGTGAACAGCTCATCGCTATGATTGCCCATTTAGAGGTAACTATCGACTATCCTGAAGAGGATATTGAGGATGTAACGAGCCAAGAGGTTCGTGAACAGCTAGAGCCTATTTTGAAAGCTATGGATGATCTCTTGTCCACAGCGAATACAGGACGACTCATTCGCGATGGTATTACGACGGTTATTGTAGGTCGTCCGAACGCAGGTAAATCGAGCCTTATGAACGCTCTCTTGCGTGAAAACCGCGCCATTGTAACGGATATTCCTGGTACGACGCGGGACAGTATTGAAGAATATATGACTGTAGAAGGCATTTCTCTGCGCCTCATCGATACGGCAGGTATTCGCGATACTCAAGATACGGTAGAAGCCCTCGGTGTAGAGCGTGCTCGTGATTATATCAACAAAGCAGACATCGTGCTCTGCGTTATCGACGGGTCTACTCCATTAACCCCTGAAGAAATCGAAATTTTGACCTCTGTGAGCGGTTTGAATACTATCGTACTCCTCAATAAGTCCGATATGGCACAAGTCGTTACAGACGAACATATTAAAGAACACGGAAATTTTACGGCTATCGAACGCATCAGTGCTAAAGAAGGCGAAGGCTCTGCAGTTCTCTCCAAATGGGTGCAAGAACTCGTCTACGGCGGTCGCGTAAAACAAGACAACAGCGCCATGATCAGTAACGTGCGCCACATCAGCCTCATGGAACAAGCGAAGGCTCAAGTTGAACAAGCCCTCTCCTCCATCGACATGGGCATGCCAGTAGACTTTGTAGCTACCGACCTGCGCAGCGCCTGGGAACTACTAGGCGACATCACAGGCGACACCATCCGTGAAAGCATGATCGACGAACTATTCAGTCGTTTCTGCCTTGGCAAATAA
- the jag gene encoding RNA-binding cell elongation regulator Jag/EloR: protein MEFIDVSAKTIEDAIAKGVAQLAAEGQELVETKVLEQPSNGFLGIGRKPAVVRLFFTSVAKTATQEEVAHVEEQSVAVASQPVATTETEVEDTAVEASVEEKPSKKELSKEDQQEIAEKGKQFLDDMFTQMGLTVVIEKMMTKDKITFQVHGEDLGILIGKHGQTLDAIQYLTNLVAHKDVSGHCHIVVDVENYRSRREETLVNLAKRLASKVKRNRQKVSLEPMNAFERKIIHTALQGDKNVVTNSEGDEPFRHVVIMYKK from the coding sequence ATGGAATTTATCGATGTATCTGCTAAAACCATTGAAGATGCCATTGCCAAAGGCGTAGCTCAATTGGCTGCAGAAGGCCAAGAATTGGTAGAAACTAAAGTCTTGGAACAACCTTCTAATGGCTTCTTGGGCATTGGTCGTAAACCAGCAGTTGTTCGCTTATTCTTCACATCTGTAGCTAAAACTGCTACTCAAGAAGAAGTAGCTCATGTAGAAGAACAATCTGTAGCTGTTGCTTCCCAGCCGGTGGCAACAACTGAAACAGAAGTAGAAGACACAGCAGTTGAAGCTTCTGTAGAAGAAAAACCTTCTAAAAAGGAACTTTCAAAAGAAGATCAACAAGAAATCGCTGAAAAAGGTAAACAATTCCTCGATGATATGTTTACTCAAATGGGCCTCACTGTGGTTATCGAAAAAATGATGACTAAAGATAAGATTACATTCCAAGTACACGGCGAAGATTTGGGTATTTTGATCGGTAAACATGGTCAAACATTGGATGCTATTCAATACTTAACAAATCTCGTGGCTCATAAGGATGTATCTGGCCACTGCCATATCGTTGTAGATGTGGAAAACTATCGTTCTCGCCGAGAAGAAACATTGGTAAATCTCGCGAAACGCTTGGCTTCTAAGGTGAAACGCAACCGTCAAAAGGTTTCCTTAGAACCAATGAATGCTTTTGAACGTAAAATCATTCACACTGCCCTTCAAGGCGACAAAAACGTTGTTACTAACAGTGAAGGGGACGAACCGTTCCGTCACGTTGTGATTATGTACAAAAAATAA